Proteins encoded by one window of Salicibibacter halophilus:
- a CDS encoding DUF3954 domain-containing protein, producing MKTNVESMKAEIDCSEDSLYVVKNGKVTKVNKPQSGYGQQNIVWLGGKVDRVESTESQKI from the coding sequence ATGAAAACGAATGTAGAGAGCATGAAAGCGGAAATAGATTGTTCCGAGGATAGTCTATACGTAGTCAAGAATGGAAAGGTTACGAAAGTAAACAAGCCGCAAAGTGGGTACGGACAGCAAAATATTGTGTGGCTTGGCGGCAAAGTTGATCGAGTAGAAAGTACGGAAAGCCAAAAAATATAG
- a CDS encoding phage portal protein — MVTLTKHKGRRFPKSANDHYRYEEGETSPAQSLLESMQDLQDMIQHHMSEQRPRLDELDDYYLGDNTMILNDRERHQAEDHKADYRATHNYAKYVSQFITGYLAGNPITVQHEDENVQEAIREINKLNDADAINSDLVLDLSIYGRAYELLYRNSRDENRIAISSPLNTFVIYDDTVEHKPIAAARYHKNDMIANAPLKVEIYTDSEIIRYESRDETVITLEETGRETHYFGGIPINEYSNNRFRQGDYENVLNLIDLYDAAQSDTANYMSDLNDAMLVIKGNLDLTSEQTAEMKKSNILFLKTEQDSEGREGSADADYIYKQYDVSGSESYKDRLQTDIHKFTNTPDMNDTNFSGQESGESMKYKLFGLEQVRAIKERLFKRALSNRYRLLANVMNTSRELSGGNMDGLSIQFTPNLPKDVANEVDLFTDLGGQLSEETMLSLLSFVENPEAEIERLNEERIGQAGMNPNRDYVGGNGEGD; from the coding sequence ATGGTAACGCTCACGAAACACAAAGGGCGGCGCTTTCCGAAATCGGCTAACGATCATTATAGATATGAAGAAGGGGAAACGTCACCTGCACAATCATTACTTGAAAGCATGCAGGATTTACAAGACATGATACAGCATCATATGAGCGAGCAAAGACCGCGCTTAGATGAATTGGACGATTATTATTTAGGCGACAATACAATGATTTTGAATGACCGCGAACGGCATCAGGCAGAAGATCATAAAGCTGATTACAGGGCAACGCATAACTACGCAAAATATGTTAGCCAGTTCATAACAGGCTATCTTGCAGGAAATCCAATCACTGTACAGCACGAAGATGAGAACGTACAAGAAGCGATACGCGAGATCAACAAACTGAACGACGCCGATGCTATCAACAGTGATTTAGTACTTGACTTGTCCATTTATGGGCGGGCGTATGAGTTGCTGTACAGGAACAGCAGGGATGAAAACCGTATCGCTATTTCATCGCCGTTAAATACGTTTGTCATTTACGATGATACCGTCGAACACAAACCGATAGCGGCGGCAAGGTATCATAAGAACGACATGATAGCCAACGCGCCGTTAAAGGTGGAAATATATACGGATAGTGAAATCATTCGTTATGAAAGCCGCGATGAAACAGTAATTACCCTTGAAGAAACAGGCAGGGAAACGCATTATTTCGGGGGCATTCCGATCAACGAATACAGCAACAATCGTTTTAGACAAGGCGATTATGAGAATGTCTTAAACTTGATCGACCTGTACGACGCGGCGCAATCAGACACAGCGAACTACATGAGCGATTTAAACGATGCCATGTTAGTAATCAAGGGAAACCTAGACTTGACGAGCGAGCAAACAGCCGAAATGAAAAAATCAAACATCCTTTTCTTGAAAACAGAACAAGACAGCGAAGGGCGAGAAGGTAGCGCCGACGCTGATTATATATACAAGCAGTATGACGTTAGCGGCTCAGAAAGTTACAAGGACCGATTGCAGACAGATATACACAAGTTCACCAACACGCCTGACATGAACGATACAAACTTTTCAGGGCAGGAATCAGGCGAATCTATGAAGTACAAGCTATTCGGATTGGAGCAAGTGAGAGCCATAAAAGAGCGCTTATTCAAGCGGGCATTGTCGAACCGATACAGGCTTCTTGCAAATGTGATGAACACTTCACGCGAACTGTCAGGCGGGAATATGGACGGATTAAGCATACAGTTCACGCCAAACCTGCCAAAAGACGTAGCAAACGAAGTTGATTTATTTACCGATTTAGGCGGGCAGTTGTCCGAGGAAACAATGCTTTCATTACTTTCTTTCGTCGAAAATCCAGAAGCGGAAATCGAACGCTTGAATGAAGAACGCATCGGGCAAGCAGGCATGAACCCTAACCGCGATTATGTAGGCGGCAACGGCGAAGGGGATTAA
- a CDS encoding sigma-70 family RNA polymerase sigma factor → MTIKELDGKHLTIDEALEQYEKLIHKTAQRLKGIGYKQGLELEDITQVVRLTFLKIFEKHNPEKLTFVTYAYHHLYIMSMREIKKYNSGAYVPVYIKDLEHAIKRDGLEGATIAEAQKHYPDFSKKEIGFAYSYLQDKKLLTFSDYQGEGEGDKGYFDKSVGKDGDYTAIFVRDFMSRLDKTDLDIVRSRLKDERTEDVAQRLGVYAQSVNRRIRRIRRKWNDYKEGAEI, encoded by the coding sequence ATGACAATAAAAGAACTTGACGGAAAGCATTTAACGATAGATGAAGCCTTGGAGCAATACGAAAAACTTATCCACAAGACAGCCCAAAGATTGAAAGGTATCGGCTACAAACAAGGGCTTGAACTTGAAGATATTACACAGGTAGTGCGCTTAACCTTCCTTAAAATCTTTGAAAAGCACAATCCAGAGAAACTCACGTTTGTTACGTATGCCTACCACCATCTATATATTATGTCCATGCGAGAGATCAAAAAATACAATAGCGGCGCATATGTGCCTGTTTACATCAAGGATTTAGAACACGCGATCAAGCGCGATGGATTAGAAGGTGCAACCATCGCAGAAGCGCAAAAGCATTACCCCGACTTCTCAAAGAAAGAAATAGGATTCGCTTACAGCTACTTGCAAGACAAGAAACTATTAACCTTTTCAGATTATCAGGGCGAAGGCGAGGGCGACAAAGGTTACTTCGATAAAAGCGTCGGAAAAGACGGCGATTATACAGCAATTTTCGTGCGAGATTTCATGAGCCGATTAGATAAAACCGACTTGGACATTGTGCGCTCGCGGTTAAAAGACGAACGCACAGAAGATGTAGCGCAAAGGTTAGGGGTTTACGCGCAATCAGTGAACAGGCGTATTCGGAGGATAAGAAGGAAATGGAACGACTACAAAGAAGGGGCGGAGATTTAA
- a CDS encoding helix-turn-helix domain-containing protein yields MAKGKYHKWLTYEGLVLLEGWARDGLTDEQIARNMGITTSTYYEWMKKHVDISDAIKKGKEVADYEVENAMHKAARGYYQEEESVTNKGDVVTVKKWHPPNPTMAIFWLKNRKASTWRDKQDHTVEDVTPRFIEDVPQDD; encoded by the coding sequence ATGGCAAAAGGAAAATATCATAAATGGCTAACGTATGAAGGATTAGTTTTGCTTGAAGGTTGGGCGCGTGATGGTCTTACCGACGAGCAAATCGCTAGGAATATGGGGATAACGACAAGCACTTATTACGAGTGGATGAAAAAACATGTTGACATTTCGGATGCCATTAAAAAGGGCAAAGAGGTTGCCGATTACGAGGTCGAAAACGCCATGCACAAGGCGGCGAGAGGCTACTACCAGGAAGAAGAATCCGTCACCAACAAAGGTGATGTTGTAACGGTTAAAAAGTGGCATCCCCCTAATCCGACAATGGCTATTTTCTGGCTGAAAAACAGAAAGGCTTCAACGTGGCGCGACAAGCAAGATCATACGGTCGAGGACGTAACGCCGCGATTTATTGAGGATGTGCCACAAGATGACTAA
- a CDS encoding deoxycytidylate deaminase produces the protein MRTDYCQKLKVKAVIYRGNRIVGAGTNRPINPCDGVQCHHDGHCINTVHAEAAALMEAGEKAQGAYMRVTHEPCHQCRKMIIAAGIKRVYFEHKKHDSLNELYKGDVEWLTS, from the coding sequence ATGCGAACGGATTACTGCCAAAAATTGAAGGTGAAAGCCGTTATTTATCGCGGCAATCGGATTGTAGGGGCGGGAACAAACCGCCCAATAAACCCTTGTGACGGTGTTCAATGCCATCATGACGGACATTGCATAAATACCGTCCACGCAGAAGCGGCGGCGCTCATGGAAGCAGGAGAAAAGGCACAAGGCGCATACATGCGCGTGACACATGAACCCTGTCACCAATGCAGAAAGATGATTATAGCGGCAGGCATTAAAAGAGTTTACTTCGAGCATAAGAAGCACGACTCACTAAACGAATTATATAAAGGTGATGTTGAATGGTTGACCTCTTAA
- the istA gene encoding IS21 family transposase, protein MITMSQKYQTLMKYMHEGESIRKIARDIGTHRETVSKYVKEYEQKRNQLMEGGEDVDVEALIEALTEKPTYTTGSRPKRKLTPEIEQRILTFLEENRDKRQKGQKKQQKTVMDMYEVLEDEELDISYSTVRRLVRQLEHRAKEAFIKETYMPGDVCEFDWGEVKITVDGRLQPFQMAVFTSAYGNYRWACLFPKQTTECFQEAHARFFAHVGGVHTTLTYDNMRVAVRGLAGEKGPTEGLMQLMVYYGFQHRFCNIRRGNEKGHVERSVDVVRRKAFAIKDTFESLEEANHFLEGVCSEKLNQKSMSQYEGQTPTQRLEQEREHLLEAPPKWDAARVKYARVDKYATVVIEQNRYSVPDHLVGEMIMVKVYAERIRCFYNEACIANHERLSGHHRWNLQLSHVLETLRKKPGALGGSLALHQADQKIKAIYETHYTGRERDFIALCHYLRDEGDFDTVLAAIDQLEAMHPKHVTTDKIKAICARNNEQPITPPSSQDTEAIAEQARNQMSDYDQLFQMTATKEGIH, encoded by the coding sequence ATGATCACCATGAGCCAAAAGTACCAAACATTAATGAAGTATATGCACGAGGGGGAATCGATACGAAAAATTGCCCGAGATATAGGGACCCACCGGGAAACAGTTAGTAAATACGTCAAGGAATACGAACAGAAGCGTAACCAACTCATGGAAGGAGGCGAAGATGTCGATGTCGAGGCGCTGATCGAAGCCTTAACAGAGAAGCCGACGTACACCACCGGTTCTCGCCCTAAACGTAAACTCACACCGGAGATTGAACAACGAATCCTTACTTTCCTTGAGGAAAATCGGGATAAGCGCCAAAAGGGGCAGAAGAAACAACAAAAAACAGTCATGGACATGTATGAGGTTTTAGAAGATGAAGAGCTGGACATTAGTTACAGTACGGTCCGTCGGTTGGTTCGACAGTTGGAACACAGAGCCAAGGAGGCATTTATTAAAGAAACGTACATGCCCGGAGATGTTTGTGAATTTGATTGGGGGGAGGTAAAAATAACGGTGGACGGACGACTACAGCCGTTCCAAATGGCCGTCTTCACATCGGCGTATGGGAATTATCGGTGGGCGTGTCTGTTCCCCAAGCAAACGACGGAGTGCTTCCAAGAAGCACACGCGCGTTTCTTTGCCCATGTCGGCGGCGTTCATACCACACTCACCTATGACAACATGCGCGTCGCTGTTAGAGGTCTGGCCGGGGAAAAAGGGCCCACAGAAGGCCTGATGCAACTGATGGTGTATTACGGGTTTCAACACCGGTTCTGTAATATCCGCCGCGGCAATGAAAAGGGCCATGTGGAACGCAGCGTGGACGTCGTTCGGCGCAAGGCATTCGCCATCAAAGACACCTTTGAGAGTTTAGAAGAAGCGAACCACTTTCTCGAGGGGGTATGTTCGGAAAAACTCAATCAGAAATCTATGAGCCAATACGAAGGTCAAACGCCCACACAGCGCCTTGAGCAAGAACGTGAGCACCTTTTAGAAGCACCGCCGAAATGGGATGCGGCTCGTGTGAAGTACGCTCGCGTGGATAAATACGCGACCGTGGTGATTGAGCAAAACCGTTATTCGGTGCCTGATCATTTGGTCGGTGAAATGATCATGGTGAAAGTGTACGCGGAGCGTATCCGTTGCTTTTACAACGAGGCGTGTATCGCGAATCATGAACGGCTCAGTGGCCACCATCGGTGGAATCTTCAACTCTCCCACGTCTTGGAGACCTTACGAAAAAAGCCCGGTGCATTGGGGGGAAGCTTAGCCCTGCACCAGGCGGATCAAAAAATCAAAGCTATTTACGAGACCCATTATACAGGAAGGGAGCGGGATTTCATAGCGCTTTGTCACTACTTGCGGGACGAGGGCGATTTCGACACCGTCTTAGCCGCCATCGACCAACTGGAGGCGATGCATCCAAAACACGTGACCACCGATAAAATCAAAGCGATATGTGCCAGAAACAACGAACAGCCGATCACGCCGCCGTCGTCTCAGGATACGGAAGCTATTGCCGAACAGGCCAGAAACCAGATGAGTGATTATGATCAGTTATTTCAAATGACAGCCACAAAGGAGGGGATTCATTGA
- the istB gene encoding IS21-like element helper ATPase IstB — protein MTIKTQEEWHADVQSYAKELKLPMIRRHVAEHASEASMQDISYEAFLAQLLQKEQDARRESARYNRIRRAEFNQKKYLEDLSVQDLPEDAQKKLNTLKSLDFIREGRNAIFAGNAGTGKSHMAIGLGMKACLEGFKVWFTTVPILVNQIKETRAEKTLRNFQSRFEKYDLVIADEMGYISFDKEGAEQLFTHLSLRAGRKSTIITTNLSFERWGEIFQDEVMTAAMIDRLTHQAHIVNMNGSSYRMKETKEWLGTQDADDVQQ, from the coding sequence TTGACCATTAAAACCCAAGAAGAATGGCACGCGGATGTTCAATCATACGCGAAAGAATTAAAGCTACCCATGATTCGCAGACATGTGGCTGAGCACGCGTCAGAAGCCAGTATGCAAGACATCAGCTACGAAGCCTTTCTAGCTCAACTCCTACAAAAAGAACAAGATGCCCGGCGGGAATCGGCCCGATATAACCGCATCCGCCGGGCTGAATTCAATCAGAAAAAATACTTGGAGGATCTTTCGGTTCAAGACTTGCCCGAAGATGCCCAGAAAAAGCTCAATACCTTGAAAAGCCTGGATTTTATCCGCGAAGGACGGAATGCCATTTTTGCCGGGAATGCCGGAACGGGAAAGTCGCACATGGCGATCGGCTTGGGAATGAAAGCTTGTTTGGAAGGGTTTAAAGTATGGTTTACGACGGTGCCGATTCTTGTCAACCAAATCAAGGAAACACGGGCGGAGAAAACCCTTCGAAATTTTCAAAGCCGATTCGAGAAATATGATCTGGTGATCGCCGATGAGATGGGTTATATCTCCTTTGATAAAGAAGGCGCAGAACAACTCTTCACTCATCTCTCCCTCCGGGCAGGGCGCAAATCGACGATTATCACGACGAATCTCTCTTTTGAACGTTGGGGGGAAATCTTTCAGGATGAGGTCATGACCGCGGCGATGATTGATCGCCTCACGCATCAAGCGCATATTGTCAATATGAATGGGAGCTCTTATCGCATGAAAGAGACCAAAGAGTGGCTGGGCACCCAGGATGCGGACGACGTTCAGCAGTAA
- a CDS encoding transcriptional regulator — protein sequence MIGEKLKPATFKHIEAELYAYRETKKEIMQLREQIISGGDNDENIGQGENSYRYPNRPTEVIATRLTTDKRLRNLEEIVQAIDRSYEQSSDEHRAIVHSRYWNRNKKTWEGVALENHMHRNTAQKYRTEFVQLVAQKIGWR from the coding sequence ATGATCGGGGAGAAGTTGAAGCCTGCAACATTTAAGCATATTGAAGCCGAATTATACGCTTACCGTGAAACAAAGAAGGAAATCATGCAATTGCGCGAACAGATCATTTCGGGCGGGGATAATGACGAGAATATAGGACAAGGGGAAAACTCATACCGTTACCCAAACAGACCAACGGAAGTCATTGCCACACGTTTAACGACGGATAAGCGTTTGCGAAATCTTGAAGAGATCGTACAGGCGATAGATCGTTCGTATGAGCAATCTTCCGATGAGCATAGGGCGATTGTCCATTCAAGGTACTGGAATCGAAACAAAAAGACATGGGAAGGCGTGGCGCTCGAAAATCACATGCACCGAAATACGGCGCAAAAGTACCGAACGGAATTTGTGCAGTTAGTGGCTCAAAAAATCGGGTGGCGCTAA
- a CDS encoding DUF4373 domain-containing protein — protein MARPTKQGLDYFALDVKLDDESELIEATHGPKGFAVLIKMFMRIYSQGYYVDWNEKEQLLFSKKVNVPVEETRAIVDDCIKWEIFDKSIYDKYNVLTSRRIQDHFVHSVYKRTQVTMQSEYTLITVPDRINLVSDIRNSDAVEKQTSESTHSIGEYSKENNVQIDTDYFNEFWSNYPKKRNKQEAKKKFLARINHKKSDERATADEMIRGAKYYNDHIKREGTEDRFIQHPKTFLNQRTFDDYQEPMKGNVLQFEKPAKVGEDPNLNYITKEEIEAELELDRKNEERRQREQEQAGG, from the coding sequence ATGGCTAGACCGACAAAGCAAGGGCTTGATTATTTCGCGTTAGACGTAAAGTTAGATGATGAATCCGAATTAATTGAAGCGACACACGGACCGAAAGGGTTTGCCGTTCTTATAAAAATGTTCATGCGCATTTATTCACAAGGTTATTACGTTGATTGGAATGAAAAAGAACAACTGCTATTTAGCAAAAAAGTGAATGTTCCAGTCGAAGAAACGAGGGCGATTGTAGACGACTGCATCAAATGGGAGATATTCGATAAGTCAATCTATGACAAATACAACGTCCTTACTTCGAGAAGAATACAAGATCATTTTGTGCATTCAGTATATAAAAGAACCCAGGTTACTATGCAAAGCGAATACACCCTTATAACCGTTCCCGACAGAATTAACTTAGTTTCTGACATCAGAAACTCAGATGCAGTAGAGAAACAGACATCAGAAAGTACACATAGTATAGGAGAGTATAGTAAAGAAAATAACGTGCAAATTGACACTGATTATTTCAATGAGTTTTGGAGCAACTACCCCAAAAAGAGAAACAAGCAAGAAGCGAAGAAAAAGTTCCTCGCTCGCATCAATCACAAAAAGAGCGATGAACGAGCAACCGCCGATGAAATGATAAGAGGTGCGAAGTATTACAACGATCATATAAAGAGGGAAGGAACGGAAGATCGTTTTATACAGCATCCTAAAACATTTCTGAACCAAAGAACGTTCGATGATTACCAAGAACCTATGAAAGGCAATGTTCTTCAATTTGAAAAGCCTGCAAAGGTAGGCGAGGACCCTAATCTTAATTACATTACCAAAGAAGAAATAGAAGCTGAACTGGAACTTGATAGAAAAAACGAAGAACGAAGGCAGAGAGAGCAAGAACAAGCAGGAGGATAA
- a CDS encoding dUTP diphosphatase yields the protein MDLQKLLETQRELDESIIEKHNLQGMDRLPFLFQALIVELGEVQNDWRGFKFWSNDPNPREGLLEEYVDVTHFFLSIAIHQGWEKALFLYEEQVDGAIEEVEAKEDVSETFIELNNMITESYMKRESEEKIISYTLPEYFFRMAWGVFLAIGKEAFGFTLEQVEEAYFEKNQVNHERQANGY from the coding sequence ATGGACTTACAAAAATTACTGGAAACGCAAAGAGAACTAGACGAAAGCATTATCGAAAAACATAACTTGCAAGGCATGGACAGGCTTCCATTTTTATTTCAAGCATTGATTGTCGAATTAGGAGAAGTACAAAACGATTGGCGCGGCTTCAAGTTTTGGAGCAACGACCCAAACCCGCGCGAAGGATTGCTTGAAGAATATGTCGATGTAACCCATTTTTTCTTGTCCATAGCGATTCATCAAGGGTGGGAAAAAGCGCTATTCCTATACGAAGAACAAGTCGACGGAGCAATTGAAGAAGTGGAAGCAAAAGAAGATGTATCAGAAACGTTCATCGAGTTAAATAACATGATTACAGAATCCTACATGAAAAGAGAATCCGAAGAAAAGATCATCAGTTATACACTGCCAGAATACTTTTTTCGAATGGCTTGGGGCGTGTTTTTGGCGATTGGGAAAGAAGCGTTTGGATTCACGTTAGAACAAGTAGAAGAAGCGTACTTCGAGAAAAATCAGGTGAATCACGAACGGCAAGCCAACGGCTATTAA
- a CDS encoding replicative DNA helicase → MRHQHIYDEQFQNEGILLATLMEEPDFLEECLVTVDHFIDQRHKSIFQTMQSLAAKDTRPTYHTLIQQDQQTLTNMGGFAHLTQVREAFLTKENFKYQQEVILKFFAVEKARRFTQSFLEDSQGNSRIEDITALISDLQPYETATMKPPVSFSEKVKQRMIEHEQSPETGISGVDTGFLNLNLTLNGWQPSKLHIVAARPSVGKTAFVLNSALKAQKKGVFTTFFSLETSAGDIIDRILSASTKLRLGEVKQVNKYLTGDAEKYQKYADGVAYLQSMKMDVRDDVFDVAEMKAAVRENIRRYPDMDHVVYVDYLTLINPTERNSNRRDLEVDSVTNGLKDIAKTFKIPVVCLSQLSRAVEGRQDKRPTMADLRDSGGIEQIADLIAFLYRDDYQEQGESNTSEIEFIIRKNRDGMTKSLPFRFNKSTQEYSDNYA, encoded by the coding sequence ATGCGGCACCAACACATTTACGACGAACAATTCCAGAATGAGGGCATCTTACTCGCTACCCTCATGGAAGAACCCGACTTTTTAGAAGAATGCCTTGTTACGGTCGATCATTTCATCGACCAACGGCATAAATCTATTTTTCAGACCATGCAGTCGTTAGCCGCAAAGGATACACGCCCCACTTACCACACGCTTATACAGCAAGATCAACAAACGCTTACGAATATGGGCGGCTTCGCTCATCTTACACAAGTACGCGAAGCGTTCCTTACAAAAGAGAACTTTAAGTATCAACAAGAAGTCATTCTTAAATTCTTCGCAGTGGAGAAGGCTAGGAGATTCACACAGTCTTTTCTGGAAGATTCACAGGGTAACAGTCGCATCGAAGATATAACGGCTCTTATAAGTGATTTACAGCCTTATGAAACGGCTACGATGAAACCGCCTGTTTCATTTAGCGAGAAAGTAAAGCAACGAATGATCGAACATGAACAAAGCCCAGAAACAGGAATTTCGGGCGTGGATACAGGTTTTTTGAACTTGAATTTAACGCTGAACGGATGGCAACCGTCGAAATTGCATATTGTCGCGGCGCGTCCGTCCGTAGGGAAAACAGCATTCGTGCTTAACTCAGCCCTTAAAGCGCAGAAAAAAGGCGTTTTCACGACGTTCTTTTCGTTGGAAACGTCGGCGGGCGACATTATCGACCGCATCCTATCGGCATCGACGAAATTAAGGCTTGGAGAAGTTAAGCAAGTGAACAAATATCTTACAGGGGATGCGGAAAAATACCAGAAATACGCCGACGGCGTTGCATACTTGCAATCTATGAAAATGGACGTTCGCGACGATGTTTTCGATGTCGCAGAAATGAAAGCGGCGGTTCGCGAGAACATCCGACGATACCCAGACATGGACCATGTTGTTTATGTGGATTACCTCACGTTGATTAATCCAACGGAACGGAACAGCAACCGTCGTGATCTTGAAGTCGATAGCGTGACAAACGGACTTAAAGACATCGCGAAAACGTTCAAAATACCCGTCGTATGCTTATCGCAGTTAAGCCGCGCCGTTGAAGGCAGGCAGGACAAGCGCCCGACAATGGCAGACCTTAGAGACAGTGGCGGCATCGAACAAATTGCCGACTTAATCGCATTCCTTTACCGCGATGACTACCAGGAACAAGGCGAATCAAACACAAGCGAAATCGAATTTATCATCCGTAAAAACAGGGATGGCATGACAAAAAGCCTTCCTTTCCGATTCAACAAATCAACGCAAGAATACAGTGATAACTATGCATGA
- a CDS encoding CBO0543 family protein: MEHAMEKRKGVSMKGNKVDKFVLRGTLIITAISLPILLLRKKKSIKDWVIAYLFNGITNGIIDNVLASYKILEYPVRHFPKLFNTSLLFDFFVYPTFTVFFNQWTDKDKPKIILYKLLFLLLPLTLCEWLIVKRTNLLKWHKGWKWYYSLVFMTFKSLTTRALVGFVRKVSDKQNR; the protein is encoded by the coding sequence ATGGAACATGCTATGGAGAAAAGGAAAGGTGTTTCCATGAAAGGGAATAAGGTCGATAAATTTGTTTTAAGAGGCACGCTGATTATTACAGCAATCAGTTTACCCATTTTGTTGTTAAGAAAGAAAAAGTCAATAAAAGATTGGGTAATTGCTTATTTATTTAATGGAATAACCAATGGGATTATAGATAATGTTCTAGCTTCATACAAAATACTTGAATACCCAGTACGTCATTTCCCGAAATTATTTAACACAAGTTTGTTATTTGATTTTTTTGTATACCCTACATTTACTGTTTTCTTCAATCAATGGACGGATAAAGATAAGCCAAAGATAATCTTATATAAATTACTTTTTTTATTATTACCACTTACTTTATGCGAATGGTTGATAGTAAAGAGAACCAATTTACTCAAATGGCATAAAGGTTGGAAATGGTACTATTCTTTAGTATTCATGACCTTTAAGTCTTTAACAACAAGAGCACTCGTAGGGTTTGTAAGAAAAGTAAGCGATAAACAGAATAGATAG
- a CDS encoding DUF3310 domain-containing protein, with protein MVDLLKFAYNKGIEDVIEKLENDMENEEKQGQDSPDHYNNDTKCLEAIDEATKDLSGEKAFATASAIKYLWRWDKKNGIEDLDKAMWYITRLIEKEKGT; from the coding sequence ATGGTTGACCTCTTAAAGTTCGCGTACAACAAAGGCATCGAAGATGTTATTGAAAAGCTAGAAAACGACATGGAAAACGAAGAAAAACAAGGGCAGGACAGCCCCGATCATTACAACAACGATACAAAATGCCTTGAAGCCATCGACGAAGCAACAAAAGATTTAAGCGGCGAAAAAGCATTCGCTACAGCAAGCGCCATCAAATACTTATGGCGATGGGATAAAAAGAACGGCATCGAGGATTTAGATAAGGCGATGTGGTACATTACGCGGCTCATTGAAAAGGAGAAAGGAACATGA
- a CDS encoding Holliday junction resolvase RecU: MKQERMTTKEYRKQTNYANRGMNFEKRIQQANKDYDAKGVAVIDKLPTPVRVLGSEKGMIKGFYESKSTVDFSGTFEGRSITFEAKSVTGKSFPLKNISDHQIKHLQKVSDHGAIAFLLLEFRDMGEVFIVPLDILKDYFDKAANGGRKSIPYNSMELHAYEVKKGAQVPLDYLETARKMEEVKWDG; this comes from the coding sequence ATGAAGCAGGAACGAATGACAACGAAAGAATACCGAAAGCAAACCAACTACGCAAATCGCGGCATGAACTTCGAAAAACGCATACAGCAAGCGAATAAAGATTACGACGCAAAAGGTGTCGCCGTTATCGACAAATTGCCAACACCTGTACGTGTTCTAGGCTCAGAAAAGGGCATGATTAAAGGGTTTTATGAAAGCAAATCGACGGTAGACTTCTCAGGAACGTTCGAAGGAAGATCAATCACGTTTGAAGCAAAGAGCGTCACTGGCAAAAGCTTTCCGCTTAAAAATATATCCGATCATCAAATCAAACACTTGCAAAAAGTGAGCGACCATGGCGCAATCGCGTTCCTTTTATTGGAGTTTCGTGATATGGGGGAAGTTTTCATCGTGCCCCTTGATATATTAAAAGATTACTTCGACAAGGCGGCAAACGGCGGCAGGAAAAGCATCCCATATAACTCCATGGAGTTACATGCCTACGAAGTTAAAAAAGGCGCACAAGTGCCACTAGACTATTTAGAAACAGCACGAAAAATGGAGGAGGTTAAATGGGATGGATAA